The genomic window GCTGGCGGTGCTCACGACCGATGCCCTCGTCGATCCCGCCGCGCTGGCACCCATGCTGCGCGACGCGGTCGCGCGCTCCTTCAACGCCGTGTCCATCGACGGGTGCACCTCGACCAACGACACGGTGCTGGTCCTGGCCAGCGGCAGCGCCGGGCCGGTCGACGAGGAGGCGGTCTCCGAGGCTCTGCACGATGCGTGCGCCGACCTGGCCGGCCAGATGGTGGCCGACGCCGAGGGGGCGACGCGCGTGGTGCAGATCGCGGTCAGCGGCGCGGCCGACGATGCCGAGGCGCGGCGGGCGTGCAGGCGGGTGGCTGACAGCGCGCTCGTGAAGTGCTCGATGTACGGGGGCGACCCGTATTGGGGTCGGGTCATGAGCGAGCTCGGCAGCGCCGGGGTGTCGTTCGACCCCGAGCGGGTCAGCATCTCCTACGGCGGCGTGACCACTTGCCGCAAGGGGGTGGCCGCCGCCCACGACGATGCTGCCGTGCGCTCCCACCTTGCCGGCAAGCACGTCGAGCTTCATGCCGACCTCGGGTTGGGCAGTGGCGCCGCCGTGGTCCTGACCGCCGATCTGGGGCCCGGCTACATCGACGAGAACATGAGGACCTCGTGAGCGCCGTTGCCCTCAGCCAGCTGGACCCCGAGACCCGGGCCGAGGTGCTGGCCGAGGCTCTGCCGTACATCCGCCGCTTCTGGGGCAAGGTCGTGGTCATCAAGCACGGTGGCAGCACCACCCCGCCATCCGCGCAGCCGGCCGGGCGGGCCGCGGGCCACGCCGTTGACCCCGCGCTGGCCACGTTCGCCGAGGACGTCGTGCTGATGAGCTCGGTGGGCATGCGCCCAGTGGTGGTGCACGGCGGTGGGCCACAGATCGGGGCCCTGATGGCCCGACTGGGCAAGCAGGTCGAGTTCCGGGACGGCCTCCGGGTCACCGACGCCGACACCCTCGACATAGCCCGCATGGTGCTCGTGGGCAAGGTCAACCGCGACATCGTGGGGGCGATCAACGTGCACGGGCCGCTGGCCGTGGGGCTGTCGGGCGAGGACGCCGGTCTCATCACGGCTAGCGCCCATCCCGGAGAGCTCGGCTTCGTCGGCGATGTGGAGTCGGTCAACCCGGTGATCCTCGAGCGCCTGTTGGCCCAGGACCTCATCCCCGTGGTGGCGACGATCGGCACGGACGCGACCGGGCAGGCCTACAACATCAACGCCGACACGGTGGCCGGAGCGGTGGCCGAGGTGCTGGGCGCGGAGAAGCTGGTGTACCTCACCGATGTCGAGGGGCTGCGCCGCGACAGGGCCGACCCGGCGTCGCTGGTCCACACCACCAACGGCGACGAGCTGGAGGCCATGATGGCCGACGGCACCCTCTCGGACGGGATGATCCCCAAGGTCGCCGCGTGCCTGCGGGCCGTGCGCTCGGGAGTCGGCCAGGCGCACATCCTCGACGGGCGCCTCCCCCACGCGCTCCTGCTCGAGATCTACACCCGAGAAGGGGTGGGAACGCTGGTGAGCCCGTGACGAGCTCCATGCCAGCCTCCGAGGCCGACCGCGGCGGCCGGCCCGAGCGCAGCGTCCTGATGTCGACCTACCCGCCCACGCCGGTCACCTTCGTGCGGGGCGAAGGGACGCGGCTGTACGACGAGGACGGGCGTCGGTACCTCGATTTCCTCTCGGGGTTGGCGGTCACCGCGCTCGGGCACTGTCACCCGGTCGTGACCGAGGCGATCGCCGAGCAGGCGAGGACCCTCGTCCACGTGTCCAACCTCTTCGGCAATGTCGTGGGCCCCGACGTTGCCGCCACGCTGGACCGTCTGATAGGCGACGGCACAGGCGCCGGTGGGCGGGTCTTCCTCGCCAACTCCGGAGCCGAGGCCAACGAGTGCGCCATCAAGCTGGCGCGTCGCTGGGCGGGCCCTGGCAGGTACGTCGTGGTCAGCGCCTACGGGTCGTTCCACGGCCGCACCCTGGCGACCCTGCACGCCACGGGACAGCCGACCAAGCACGAGCCGTTCCAGCCCCTGCCAGAAGGCTTCCGCCACGTCGCGTGGGACGACCTCGACGCCCTGGAACGGGCGGTGGACGGATCGGTTGTTGCCGGAGTGCTGCTCGAGCCGATCCTGGGAGAAGGGGGCGTGAACCCGCCGGCGCCGGGCTTCCTCACCGCCGTGCGCCGGCTGTGTGACGAGCGCGGCGCCCTGCTCATGCTCGACGAGATCCAGACGGGCTTGGGTCGCAC from Acidimicrobiales bacterium includes these protein-coding regions:
- the argJ gene encoding bifunctional glutamate N-acetyltransferase/amino-acid acetyltransferase ArgJ gives rise to the protein MSVTAPDGFVAGGAACGIKASGQLDLAVVATADARAVPAAGVFTANLAPAAPVLVSRAHLAATGGRAAGVVVNAGNANAATGIAGRAKAERTAALVASTLGTASEEVLVCSTGIIGVPLPLERLDAAIPPLVAALVPDEAAATAAATAIMTTDTAVKETRVEADGFVVGGMGKGAAMLAPDMATMLAVLTTDALVDPAALAPMLRDAVARSFNAVSIDGCTSTNDTVLVLASGSAGPVDEEAVSEALHDACADLAGQMVADAEGATRVVQIAVSGAADDAEARRACRRVADSALVKCSMYGGDPYWGRVMSELGSAGVSFDPERVSISYGGVTTCRKGVAAAHDDAAVRSHLAGKHVELHADLGLGSGAAVVLTADLGPGYIDENMRTS
- the argB gene encoding acetylglutamate kinase, with the protein product MSAVALSQLDPETRAEVLAEALPYIRRFWGKVVVIKHGGSTTPPSAQPAGRAAGHAVDPALATFAEDVVLMSSVGMRPVVVHGGGPQIGALMARLGKQVEFRDGLRVTDADTLDIARMVLVGKVNRDIVGAINVHGPLAVGLSGEDAGLITASAHPGELGFVGDVESVNPVILERLLAQDLIPVVATIGTDATGQAYNINADTVAGAVAEVLGAEKLVYLTDVEGLRRDRADPASLVHTTNGDELEAMMADGTLSDGMIPKVAACLRAVRSGVGQAHILDGRLPHALLLEIYTREGVGTLVSP
- a CDS encoding acetylornithine transaminase, whose protein sequence is MTSSMPASEADRGGRPERSVLMSTYPPTPVTFVRGEGTRLYDEDGRRYLDFLSGLAVTALGHCHPVVTEAIAEQARTLVHVSNLFGNVVGPDVAATLDRLIGDGTGAGGRVFLANSGAEANECAIKLARRWAGPGRYVVVSAYGSFHGRTLATLHATGQPTKHEPFQPLPEGFRHVAWDDLDALERAVDGSVVAGVLLEPILGEGGVNPPAPGFLTAVRRLCDERGALLMLDEIQTGLGRTGRWFAFQHEGIMPDVVTMAKALGNGVPIGACWARAEVADAFRPGDHGSTFGGQPLAAAAAKATLAVMEEADVPALARTSGAQLREGLDGLPGVAGVRGQGLLLAAELEVPVAKEVTARALAAGLVVNAVTEKAVRLAPPLLVSSDEIEEALAILGQVLGEHRVADRGPRRGGPPPTGTA